GACCATCCGGTCGCGCAGGCGCGCGCGGCGGACGATCCTGACGCAGCCGCGTTTATCGAGAAGTGCAAGCAGGGCGGGACCACCGCCGCCGAGCTGGAGACTGCCGAGAAACTGGGCTTCGATACCGGCTGGACCGTCGCACACCCGTTCGACGCGGGCCGCACGCTCCCCGTCTACATCGCCAATTTCGTGCTGATGGATTACGGCACCGGCGCCGTCATGGGCGTGCCGGCGCACGACCAGCGCGACCTCGACTTCGCGCGCAAATACGGCCTCCCCGTGCCGCGCGTCGTCGGCGAGGGCGACAAGACCGACGCGGTGTTCGAGGGTGACGAGGCCTATACCGGCCCCGGCGCGCTGGTGAACTCGGGCTTCCTCGACGGCATGGACGTCGAAGCGGCCAAGGCCGCGGTGATTGCGCGCGCCGAGGGCGAGGGCTGGGGTCGGGGCACCACCGTCTGGCGGCTGCGCGACTGGGGCGTCAGCCGCCAGCGCTATTGGGGCACGCCGATCCCGATCATCCATTGCGAAGCCTGCGGCGCCGTCCCCGTGCCGCGCGACCAGTTGCCGGTGAAGCTGCCCGAGGACGTGTCGTTCGACGTGCCGGGCAACCCGCTCGACCGCCACCCCACCTGGCGCCATGTCGACTGCCCGTCGTGCGGCGCCCCCGCGCGGCGCGAGACCGACACGCTCGACACCTTCGTCGATTCGAGCTGGTACTTCATCCGCTTCGCCAGCCAGCCCGGCGACAAGCCCTTCGACCGCGCGGTCGCCGAGCAGTGGCTGCCCGTCCAGCAATATATCGGCGGGGTCGAGCATGCGATCCTCCACCTGCTCTACGCCCGCTTCTGGACCCGTGCGCTTGCCCATGTCGGCATGATCGACGTGAAGGAGCCGTTCGCCGGCCTGTTCACGCAGGGCATGGTGACGCACGAGACGTACAAGGCATCGGACGGCCGCTGGCTCTCCCCAGAGGAGGTGCAGGGCGGTGTCGAGATCGCGACCGGCGAGGCGATCAGCCTTGGCCGGGTCGAGAAGATGTCGAAATCGAAGAAGAACACCGTCGATCCCGGCCCGATCGTCGACCAGTACGGCGCCGACGCCGTCCGCTGGTTCATGCTGTCCGACAGCCCGCCCGAGCGCGACCTGCAATGGTCGGAGGCGGGGATCGAGGGCGCGTGGCGCTTCGTCCAGCGCCTGTGGCGGCTGTTCACCGCCGACGCCGTGGGTGAGGGCGAGGACGTCGCGCTCCGGCGGAAGCTCCACAAGACGATCGCCGGCGTCGCCGAGGATGTCGAGGCGCTCGCCTTCAACAAGTCGGTGGCCAAGCTCTACGAACTGGTCGGCGCGATCGAGAAGGCGTCGCCGTCGGCCGACCGCACTGCCGCGATCCGCGCGCTTGCCCGCATCGTCGCGCCGATGTGCCCGCACGTCGCCGAAGAGGCGTGGGCCGGCTGGGGCGAATCGGGGCTGATCGCCGACGCGCCCTGGCCCGAGGTCGATCCGGCGATGCTGGTCGAGGACGAAGTGACGATCGCGGTCCAGGTCAACGGCAAGCTTCGCGACACGCTGACCATGCCAAAGGGGGCGGCGCGCGAGGTCGTGGAGGCCGCGGCGCTTGCATCCGAGAACGTCGTGCGCATTCTGGACGGCAAGGCTCCCAGGAAGGTGATCGTCGTGCCCGACCGACTCGTGAACCTCGTCGCGTGATCCGCGCCGCCGCCCTGCTCGCGATCGCTGCCGCCGCGCTTGGTGGATGCGGGATGCGTCCGCTCTATGGCGGCGGGCCGCAGGGGTCGGTGCGCCAGACGCTGACCGCAGTCGAAGTCGCGCCGATCGCCGGGCAGAATGGCTGGCTGGTCACCAATGCGCTCCGCGACCGGCTGGCGGGCGCCGACGGCTCGGCGAGCCCGCGCTATCGGCTTCAGGTGACGCTCGATGACGAGATCATCGGGCTGGGCGTGCGCCGCAACGACACGATCACGCGTGAGCGGCGGACGCTGCGCGCGCGCTATCAGCTCGTCGATCTCGCCAATGGCGGCGTCGTCGTCGACGCGACCGCGGGATCGGACGCGGGCATCGACGTCGTCAGCAGCGAATATGCGACGATCGCCGCCGAACAGTCCGCGCTGGAGCGGCTGTCGGGGATCGTCGCCGATCGCATCGTCGCGCGGATCGCGCTCTACGCGCAGCGCGTCCGGGACGACCAGTGAACCTCAAGCCCGCGCAGATGCGCGCGCGGCTGGAGAAACCCGACGAGGCGACGCGGCTCTACCTGATCCACGGTCCCGACGAATCGGGCGCCGCCGACCTTGCCGCGCTGCTCCACAAGTCGCTGGGGCAGGCGGCGGAGCGCGTCGACCTGGACGGCGCGGCGCTCAAGTCCAATCCGGGGCGGCTGGCGGACGAGGCGGCGTCGATGTCGCTGTTCGGCGACCGCCGCTTCATCCGCGTGACCGGCATGGGCGAGGAGAGCCTGGAGGCGGTGAGCCTGCTGCTCGCCGCGCCGCGCGCGGGCAATCCGGTGGTCGCCATCGCCCCGTCGCTCCGCAAGACCGGCAAGATCGTCAAACTGGTCGATGCCGCGGCCAACGCGGTCGGATGCGCGCTCTATGTGCCGGAGGGGGCGGATGCCGTTCGCCTGGCCTCGCAGATCGCGCGCGACCAGGGCGTGCGGCTGGGCGGCGGCTGTGCCGAGCGGCTGGTCGCGGCGACCGGCGGCGACCGCGCGGTGATGACGCGCGAGGTCGAGAAGCTCGCGCTCTATCTCGATGCCGCGCCCGAGCGACCTGCCGATTGCGGGCCGGAGGTGCTCGACGCGATCGGCGCGGTGCTCGACGAAAGCGCGATGGGCGCCGCGATCGAGGCAGTGGTGGGCGGCGATCCGGTGACCGCGGGCGCAGAGCTTGCCGCGATCGCCGACGACAATCTCGCCATCCCGACGCTGCGCCAGCTCGCCAAGCGGCTGATCGCGCTGGCCGACATGCGGCGAGAGGTCGAGGGCGGCGACAGCGCCGCGGTCGTGGTCAAGCGGCACCGCGTGTTCTGGAAGGAGGAAGCCGCGACGATCCGCGCGCTCAGCCGCTGGAACGCCGCGCAGCTCGCCCGCGCGGTCGAACGCGTCCGCACCGCCGA
This is a stretch of genomic DNA from Sphingomonas sp. Y38-1Y. It encodes these proteins:
- the leuS gene encoding leucine--tRNA ligase — translated: MTTRFNALKADAHWQAVWDERATFAAQDDSPKPKSYVLEMFPYPSGKIHMGHVRNYTMGDVLARFRRMRGFEVLHPMGWDAFGMPAENAAMERKVHPGAWTYDNIAAMKGQLKRLGFALDWTREFATCDPTYYGHEQALFLDLLAAGLVYRRESAVNWDPVDMTVLANEQVIDGRGWRSGALVEKRKLNQWFLKITQFADELLEGLGTLEHWPDKVRLMQENWIGKSVGLQFRFQPTPPFDTEIEVYSTRPDTIFGASFVAVAADHPVAQARAADDPDAAAFIEKCKQGGTTAAELETAEKLGFDTGWTVAHPFDAGRTLPVYIANFVLMDYGTGAVMGVPAHDQRDLDFARKYGLPVPRVVGEGDKTDAVFEGDEAYTGPGALVNSGFLDGMDVEAAKAAVIARAEGEGWGRGTTVWRLRDWGVSRQRYWGTPIPIIHCEACGAVPVPRDQLPVKLPEDVSFDVPGNPLDRHPTWRHVDCPSCGAPARRETDTLDTFVDSSWYFIRFASQPGDKPFDRAVAEQWLPVQQYIGGVEHAILHLLYARFWTRALAHVGMIDVKEPFAGLFTQGMVTHETYKASDGRWLSPEEVQGGVEIATGEAISLGRVEKMSKSKKNTVDPGPIVDQYGADAVRWFMLSDSPPERDLQWSEAGIEGAWRFVQRLWRLFTADAVGEGEDVALRRKLHKTIAGVAEDVEALAFNKSVAKLYELVGAIEKASPSADRTAAIRALARIVAPMCPHVAEEAWAGWGESGLIADAPWPEVDPAMLVEDEVTIAVQVNGKLRDTLTMPKGAAREVVEAAALASENVVRILDGKAPRKVIVVPDRLVNLVA
- the holA gene encoding DNA polymerase III subunit delta yields the protein MNLKPAQMRARLEKPDEATRLYLIHGPDESGAADLAALLHKSLGQAAERVDLDGAALKSNPGRLADEAASMSLFGDRRFIRVTGMGEESLEAVSLLLAAPRAGNPVVAIAPSLRKTGKIVKLVDAAANAVGCALYVPEGADAVRLASQIARDQGVRLGGGCAERLVAATGGDRAVMTREVEKLALYLDAAPERPADCGPEVLDAIGAVLDESAMGAAIEAVVGGDPVTAGAELAAIADDNLAIPTLRQLAKRLIALADMRREVEGGDSAAVVVKRHRVFWKEEAATIRALSRWNAAQLARAVERVRTAERAITAPGNAGAILAEVEGLAIARMGQRLG
- the lptE gene encoding LPS assembly lipoprotein LptE; the encoded protein is MIRAAALLAIAAAALGGCGMRPLYGGGPQGSVRQTLTAVEVAPIAGQNGWLVTNALRDRLAGADGSASPRYRLQVTLDDEIIGLGVRRNDTITRERRTLRARYQLVDLANGGVVVDATAGSDAGIDVVSSEYATIAAEQSALERLSGIVADRIVARIALYAQRVRDDQ